From Spodoptera frugiperda isolate SF20-4 chromosome 27, AGI-APGP_CSIRO_Sfru_2.0, whole genome shotgun sequence, a single genomic window includes:
- the LOC118263861 gene encoding uncharacterized protein LOC118263861 — MRQYIALWVAAIVLFYVENGQAQILTYDVRLNNLLRMQQGIGWPLHLNLAEGHDALLRLSKRLENQQNCEITTPSGLTFNIHNPPNNRYSAWSDGCGVRVHNVSPSDTGRWRMTATGGNHSITGWSEVHVAEKVTGYTEDTITLKDGSTNTLVELTSLNSSYCFVTQPFSESSLVPGQCEVTLDRTSRAVQGRWSVVLGIPGRVTELHVDRSVAVEGERLDVGFVRDSNNHINLYCNILYTEKNITFCRFQKTTETSGLNIMDGLSDGRYSYYGDGFFKKHCGLTIESATSADYGTWRCTIGVQERVGNVIYQRTPMQALITVSEQEAPKIRRELTRDDSESDEEMRTVFVEENTSLTLMCRADASLQYCWFQHPNGSQYTPVERQVQGEQAFWYTGENLQSGDCGITFAHVSEIDSGIWTCHMGYKYQLGVEVMQDMEVRVTGSLAANKQEVQTEIGGATTLYCHTSNGPRPLDYCRFLSPKFIGMHLDSSVTAENAILNRYYFTPGRLLSHGDCSLTIDPVTADDLGHWFCAGLLHDRVVESKDTIHVYQERHRMPALQASLIGTSVGIVFLGLVFVGVLWYKKGWRLPWPTSLKRFSTRTETDSMNINRVPGTVNIERRGSNSTTSSNEFA, encoded by the exons ATGCGGCAATATATTGCATTGTGGGTAGCTGCTATAG tGTTATTCTATGTTGAAAATGGACAGGCTCAGATATTAACGTATGATGTTCGGTTGAATAATCTTCTTCGTATGCAGCAAGGCATTGGATGGCCGTTACATTTGAATTTGGCTGAAGGGCACGACGCTTTGTTGCGTCTATCTAAAAGACTAGAGAACCAGCAAAACTGTGAAATTACGACTCCTTCTGGATTAACGTTTAACATCCACAACCCACCGAACAATag GTACTCTGCATGGAGTGATGGGTGCGGGGTGAGAGTCCACAATGTTTCGCCCAGTGACACGGGACGATGGCGTATGACAGCTACCGGTGGAAACCACTCCATCACTGGATGGTCAGAGGTCCATGTGgcag aaaaagtAACGGGTTATACGGAGGATACTATAACATTGAAAGATGGAAGCACTAACACATTAGTAGAACTTACATCTTTAAACAGCTCGTATTGTTTTGTGACTCAGCCGTTCTCGGAGAGCTCCTTAGTCCCGGGTCAGTGTGAGGTAACCCTGGATCGCACCAGTAGGGCTGTGCAAGGAAGGTGGAGTGTGGTACTTGGTATTCCCGGGAGAGTAACCGAGTTACACGTTGATAGATCTGTTGCCGTGGAAG GGGAACGCCTCGATGTAGGTTTCGTTCGAGATAGTAACAATCACATTAATTTGTATTGCAACATTCTGTACACGGAGAAGAATATAACATTTTGTCGTTTCCAAAAAACTACAGAAACGTCTGGTCTTAATATAATGGACGGTCTAAGTGATGGTCGGTACAG CTACTACGGTGATGGTTTCTTCAAAAAACATTGTGGACTGACGATAGAATCTGCAACTTCGGCCGATTATGGCACTTGGCGATGCACGATTGGAGTTCAAGAGAGGGTTGGCAATGTCATCTATCAAAGGACACCTATGCAAGCCCTTATAACCGTCTCTGAGCAAGAAG CTCCAAAGATAAGGCGAGAGCTCACAAGGGACGACTCAGAGTCAGATGAAGAAATGCGGACAGTGTTCGTAGAGGAAAATACGAGTTTAACGTTAATGTGCCGAGCGGACGCTTCTCTCCAGTATTGTTGGTTTCAGCACCCTAATGGCTCTCAATACACACCCGTGGAGCGCCAAGTCCAGGGTGAACAGGCATTCTg gtacacaggagaaaatttacAATCTGGAGATTGCGGGATCACGTTCGCTCATGTGTCTGAAATTGATTCTGGAATATGGACTTGCCATATGGGTTACAAATACCAATTAGGTGTTGAAGTAATGCAAGACATGGAAGTACGAGTGACTGGCTCTTTAGCAGCTAATAAACAAGAAGTTCAAACTGAAATAGGGGGCGCCACTACTCTTTATTGTCACACCTCAAACGGACCCAGACCACTGGATTATTGCAGATTTTTATCACCCAAATTTATTGGCATGCATCTCGATTCTTCGGTTACCGCCGAGAA TGCCATTCTAAATCGCTATTATTTCACCCCTGGGAGATTACTAAGTCACGGCGACTGCTCTCTTACCATTGACCCTGTTACTGCTGATGATTTGGGCCACTGGTTCTGCGCAGGTCTTTTACACGATCGAGTTGTGGAATCGAAAGACACTATTCATGTGTACCAAGAGAGAC ATCGAATGCCGGCTCTGCAAGCCAGTTTGATTGGAACATCGGTTGGTATAGTATTCCTAGGTTTGGTGTTTGTTGGTGTGCTATGGTACAAGAAGGGATGGCGTTTACCGTGGCCGACCTCACTGAAAAGGTTTAGCACCCGTACTGAAACCGATTCCATGAATATTAACCGAGTACCAGGCACTGTAAACATAGAACGAAGAGGCAGCAACAGTACGACTAGTAGCAACGAATTCGCATAA